CTTTCCTGACTCGGTTTGAATCTTGGTCCCTCTTAGCTTGGGCTTGGACTTTGGCATCTCTTCAACTTTGACCTACACCTTGGTGTGTCCTAGGCTTGAGCTTGGGCTTTGGTGTGTCTTCAACTTGGGCCCAACTTGGACTTTGATATGTGTTCAATAATGCCTGTTTTCATTGTTGCGtctaaaacaataaaaacaaattatatatgTTACACATTATGATTGATCCCAATTTTCAATAGCTACAACCTGTAGTGGGATCGGCAAGTATCTTCACCATACGCCAAGAACCTGTGCCATCCAACACAACGAACTATGGCATGTGTGGAAATTGTGCTGTAGAGACATCCAACACAACGAACTATGGCGTGTGGAAATTGATCCGATCCACTGAACATGGTACCTATGTGCCTGAAATATAAACACATTTATTACTTTATTGCATAAAATTTACTTCCACTCCATTCATTCTCTTTGCTGATCAAAAGTTTTTGTGAACATGCCATTAGTTCAACTAAGCTGTTTTTGTACAATTGGTATGCAAGATTGTTTGTTTAATGCTATCAAATGGATAAAGGCTATGGGCAAGGGATGTATGCAAAACTGTTAAAAAAACACTTCCATGGTACCTGATTATATCTGCATTCCATCAGTCTTGTTTTCAAGAGTAGTACTCCCACAAGCAATCCTGAGCTCATTAAGGAGTGATTCTTGGGGTTGAATTCCAGCTGCCTTCATCTGATAAAGAAATTTGATTGCCTCAATATACAACCCATGCCTTATGTATCCAGTAAGCATGGCATTCCAACACACAATGTTTGTCTTGTTGGTGTCACTCACAGTCTCAAAAACCCTTCTCGCTTCTACCAGTAGCCCACATTTTCCATACATGTCAACCAACCCACACTGCACGTATATATCTGACTCCAAACCAAGCTTGATTGTACTGGCATGGATCAGTCGACCGCAACGCCCATGGTCCTTCATCCTCCCACAAGCCCTAAGAACACTGGAATATGTGAACTCGTTCCTCTTTACTCCGGCCCTCCCCATCTCTGTAAAGGCAACAAGCGCCTCATGCATATACTCTCCCTGACACTTGTTGACCATCTTGGCAGTCCAAATCACAGTATTACGCTCTGAGGTTTGATCAAAGACAAAATCAGCATCATCCAGGCATCTGAATTTCCCATAGAAGCTGATTAAGTAGCAACTGAGAAACAAATTGGTCGCATAACCCACCTTTAGTAACCATCCATGGACTTGCTTCCCCAGTGTCAAGTTCATGGTGTGGACGCATGCCTTGAGAACGCAGATAAAAATCCATGCGGGGAGTTCGAGCATGATGGTGCTATGAAGCTCCATCATTTGCACAAACAAAAATATAGCTTCTTCATAAAAACCATTGTCCATATAAGCAGCGAGCATGATAGCCCAAGAAATGGAATTCTTGTTGAGGACGttcattttatcaaacatgtgACGGGCAGTGTGGATGAGACCGCATGAAACGTACATGAGCAAGATTCGGTTAAGCAAAGCTGAGCTGAGTGGGAGGCCGCTCCTGTTGATGTGAGCAAGCAATTGGGTAGCTTGTGTGGCGTCGCCGGTGGTGGAGCTTTCTTTGATGAGAGAAGCGTAGATATCTGGAGGGATGGGAAGGCCAAGCCCATCCATCAAGCGTAAGATGTCTGTAGGTGTTGAAGTAGTGGGGGTGGCATTACTAttgctcttcttcttctccttcttcttctccttcttcttcttcttcttattgctGCCCTTgcaatcatcatcatcattgaaTGCAGTGGAGTTGATTTTAGGGGGTTGTATTATCGTTATAGTCCCTGGATGATGGGCTTGTGGTTTGGGCATCGGCAGTCGGAATTGAATGCAGTGGCTACTGACGTTGCTAATCTTGTATTTGTCGCAAGGAGCAGCATGGAAGCCTGCTTTTTGGTAATGCCAGTGTGATACAATTTCCATTGACAAGAAGATGGGTTGAATCACCAACTTGCAAAATCCCAAAAAGATCACCATCTCTTCACTTGCAAACCACCGTCCAGATGATGTTGGTTGGAGGTGAAATTTTCATCTAATTAGTTACTCAAATAACACAGCATTCATCTTTTTAGCTAAATATACCCTATCataggtttgaaatttcattgaaaacttTCCTTATCattcccattttttatttttactcacCTCTCATCTCACTCAAAATAAGTAaaacatttgatgaaatttcaaacttatgataactaaatgtatttaatcgagaaataaatgaaattaaccctatcTTATAATATTGTGTAAGTTTGTCTGAACTCACGGTCTAACCGTAGTTAGTTTACACATGCCATCACCATAACCACCCTGTTATCAGTTAGGTAATAGCTCTGTATTTGAGCTCCTATTTACAACCTTCAGATTCAAGAAAATACATATTCCAGACTTCTATCAGTTCTTTCTTCTTCAGTTCTTTAAGATACACAAATAAACAAATGGGAAACAGGACAACTACTTGAAACCGAAGAGAAATAGCATCAGGATATGTTGTCACGGGAAAACTTCGGGCAGTATAAAATTAGGAGACTTGTTATGAGTGTGCTAGAATCTcccagcagtctcccaaggattTCTATTACTGCCTCAATTTTGCAATGGCTTTTAACCTGCCTTTCCTTTCCAGAACTCAGGCCTTTGAAAGAACAGCAGAATACAAGTTAAGAGGGAAAAACACCAGGGAACAGTGTCTAAATGGTACCATTTCTACAACACTGTTGAGCCTTCTCATGAAAGAATTTGCATCCGTGAACTTAACTACtgtaaatgaaaaaagaaaattactgTCCACTTTCAAAACTGTAGTTAGAGCAATCAGCAACCCAAAAAGACAACATACATTCTAGTGTATCAAGTCTTGGTTTTCCAGCAGAGTTATACCAAAAGCACCATTAGGAAAGAAGAATCCGTAGTCCATATGGGCCCAACATGCGGGAATGGCTTTATCATATTAAACAACAGACCAGGCATCAGTAAAGAAATTGTTCATGTAAATGTACTAATAACTGGTGCCGGTAAGTTCTTTCTGAAAATTCTTTGCTGTCCCTACCTAAGTAGCTcccaaataaaatatctaaccCCCATATTGCTTATTCACCTTCACCATCTTTACTCATCTTTACAACATCAGCGACTGGTGCATATTTTGAAAGACATGCACACACATCAGAAccagaatcctcacattctgtTCCTGCCAACTTCAGATTACAAGTTGATGGGTATGAAATTGACTGCAGGAAGTTGAAGTAGGCATATTTGATATCAAACTGCATATCATACCCTGTCACAAAAAGTAGTATTATTAATA
This DNA window, taken from Vitis vinifera cultivar Pinot Noir 40024 chromosome 2, ASM3070453v1, encodes the following:
- the LOC100852499 gene encoding pentatricopeptide repeat-containing protein At1g31790, coding for MVIFLGFCKLVIQPIFLSMEIVSHWHYQKAGFHAAPCDKYKISNVSSHCIQFRLPMPKPQAHHPGTITIIQPPKINSTAFNDDDDCKGSNKKKKKKEKKKEKKKSNSNATPTTSTPTDILRLMDGLGLPIPPDIYASLIKESSTTGDATQATQLLAHINRSGLPLSSALLNRILLMYVSCGLIHTARHMFDKMNVLNKNSISWAIMLAAYMDNGFYEEAIFLFVQMMELHSTIMLELPAWIFICVLKACVHTMNLTLGKQVHGWLLKVGYATNLFLSCYLISFYGKFRCLDDADFVFDQTSERNTVIWTAKMVNKCQGEYMHEALVAFTEMGRAGVKRNEFTYSSVLRACGRMKDHGRCGRLIHASTIKLGLESDIYVQCGLVDMYGKCGLLVEARRVFETVSDTNKTNIVCWNAMLTGYIRHGLYIEAIKFLYQMKAAGIQPQESLLNELRIACGSTTLENKTDGMQI